From one Humulus lupulus chromosome 8, drHumLupu1.1, whole genome shotgun sequence genomic stretch:
- the LOC133795012 gene encoding pollen receptor-like kinase 3 → MAVDRLLLRPYLLFSITFIGLSSMTNSMNEYDALLKFKSSFTNTNALNSWIPGSSPCTAGPAQWNGVLCYDGIVTGLRLEGFGLSGAIDVSALGAIKGLRTISFYNNSFSGPIPDLSHLGPLRAIYLSSNRFSGAIPSEYFARMESLKKLWLSDNKFTGSLPSSLSNLTKLIELHLENNRFTGTIPNFDIPSLLELNLSNNELEGEIPESLSRFDPSSFAENPNLCGRMLSNKECSENKIDLGTVRNEEDYKKIVTTAVTFVAVIVSLIVLIIVRSKRQLKEDFDKLGEDSAEHNAPVEVHVTSLNKKEMDSAREMESTSSSNRKGGSDSNHRGGRGGAAVPAVAEIVMVNEEKGVFGMPDLMKATAEVLGNGGLGSSYKAVMANGMAVVVKRMRDMSMKGKDQFDAEIRRLGKLKHWNVLTPLAYHYRKEEKLVVSEYVPHGSLLYLLHGDHGSSHVELNWHTRLKIVLGIAKGLGYLHTELSLFDLPHGNLKSSNVLLGPDYEPLIADYGFSPLINPTSVSQAMFAYKTPEATEHNQVTPKSDVYCLGIIILEILTGKFPSQYLNTGKGGIDVVQCVASAISEERETELLDPEISNITSRNLLGQMVRLLHVGAACTMRSPEQRPDTAEVIRRIEEIQVEGGQESSGGSNRAMQVLPSLRDGYADSTPTPLLDENHEVSLREDFGDVSGRRRLRNGDSFAFPIS, encoded by the exons ATGGCCGTGGATCGGCTTCTTCTCCGGCCGTACTTATTGTTTTCAATAACCTTCATTGGGTTGTCTTCTATGACAAATTCCATGAACGAGTATGATGCTCTACTTAAATTCAAAAGTTCATTCACGAATACCAACGCTCTTAATTCCTGGATTCCAGGCTCCTCACCTTGCACCGCCGGACCAGCACAATGGAATGGTGTGTTATGTTACGACGGCATTGTTACAGGTCTTCGCCTCGAAGGGTTTGGTTTATCCGGGGCAATAGATGTCTCTGCTCTCGGAGCAATCAAGGGTCTTCGTACCATAAGCTTTTACAACAATTCGTTTTCCGGTCCCATTCCCGATTTGAGTCATTTGGGTCCTTTAAGAGCCATTTACCTTTCCTCTAACCGATTCTCCGGCGCGATTCCGTCTGAGTATTTTGCGAGAATGGAGTCGCTTAAGAAATTATGGCTTTCAGATAACAAATTCACGGGCAGTTTACCCTCTTCCTTGTCTAATCTCACCAAACTTATCGAACTGCATTTGGAGAACAACCGATTTACCGGAACCATTCCTAATTTCGACATACCTTCTTTACTGGAACTCAATTTATCTAACAACGAATTAGAAGGAGAAATCCCGGAAAGCCTATCGAGATTTGATCCAAGTTCGTTTGCCGAGAACCCGAATCTTTGTGGGAGAATGCTAAGCAATAAGGAGTGTAGTGAAAACAAAATCGATCTTGGGACGGTAAGGAATGAGGAAGATTACAAGAAGATTGTCACCACCGCGGTAACTTTCGTGGCGGTGATTGTTTCTCTCATCGTTTTGATAATAGTACGATCGAAGCGACAGCTGAAGGAGGATTTTGACAAGCTTGGAGAAGATAGCGCAGAGCATAATGCCCCTGTCGAGGTGCATGTTACTTCACTAAACAAGAAGGAAATGGATTCGGCTCGAGAGATGGAATCGACCTCCTCTTCAAATCGTAAAGGAGGATCTGATTCTAACCATAGAGGTGGCCGGGGAGGCGCGGCTGTGCCTGCAGTGGCTGAGATAGTGATGGTGAATGAGGAGAAAGGGGTGTTTGGGATGCCGGATTTGATGAAAGCCACGGCGGAGGTACTTGGGAATGGAGGGCTTGGATCGTCGTACAAGGCTGTGATGGCTAATGGGATGGCTGTGGTGGTGAAGAGAATGAGGGACATGAGTATGAAAGGGAAGGATCAATTCGATGCCGAGATTAGGCGACTGGGGAAGCTTAAGCATTGGAATGTTTTGACTCCTTTGGCTTACCATTACCGGAAAGAGGAGAAATTGGTGGTGTCTGAGTATGTTCCTCATGGGAGTTTGCTTTATCTTCTTCATG GTGATCATGGATCTTCTCACGTGGAGCTTAACTGGCATACCCGTTTGAAAATTGTGCTAGGAATAGCCAAAGGGTTGGGCTATCTTCATACAGAACTGTCTTTATTTGATTTACCTCATGGCAATCTGAAATCAAGCAATGTACTTCTTGGACCTGATTACGAGCCTTTAATAGCTGACTATGGATTTAGTCCACTAATCAATCCAACAAGTGTTAGCCAAGCAATGTTTGCGTACAAGACCCCAGAAGCTACAGAACACAACCAAGTAACCCCCAAATCAGACGTTTACTGTCTAGGCATCATCATCTTGGAAATCCTAACAGGGAAATTTCCTTCTCAGTATCTCAACACAGGTAAAGGAGGGATTGATGTAGTTCAATGTGTGGCGTCAGCTATATCTGAAGAGAGAGAAACAGAGTTGTTAGACCCAGAAATCTCGAATATTACTTCGAGAAATTTGCTAGGACAGATGGTGAGGCTCCTCCATGTTGGTGCAGCTTGCACCATGAGAAGCCCTGAGCAGCGGCCAGACACAGCGGAGGTCATTCGAAGAATAGAGGAGATACAAGTTGAGGGAGGTCAAGaaagtagtggtggtagtaataGAGCAATGCAAGTATTGCCATCGCTTCGAGATGGTTATGCAGATTCCACTCCAACCCCATTACTTGATGAAAATCATGAAGTGAGTTTGAGAGAAGATTTTGGTGATGTTTCTGGGAGAAGGAGACTTAGAAATGGTGACAGTTTTGCCTTCCCAATTTCATAA